The following are encoded together in the Populus trichocarpa isolate Nisqually-1 chromosome 5, P.trichocarpa_v4.1, whole genome shotgun sequence genome:
- the LOC7460927 gene encoding uncharacterized protein LOC7460927 isoform X6 encodes MTGGRCHRRKKMMGRGPDGGCGTGERSCRPISRVPASNSLMKESEIPQPKVKKSNPLEVDFFSQAHKVLSVRSPFDAAENASGSGVSSFPSASTLPSRLASLLRQSNGSRKRHKRSHSGADKKSSSRPSDGSKRGNIWVETEDYFRELTLPDIDDLFELSSLFNSLGYSKCFYIPYIGNEKTERIETIVTNVKTGENVNGKFEESETNEQTDTRANVENANGNFEMDCMGGNGNGLVLKDEVNQEDEQLMEIDVVTQSDGAVCLPQEKAKTCSVSDLSSSVEWLLGCRNRDILTSEKPSKKRKLLGSDAGLEKVLVGCPCEGNLPLCDFCCKSEMGNDSNRLIICSSCKVAVHPKCYGVQGDVSESWLCSWCKQKSDGNDLAKQSCVLCPKQGGALKPVDVDNGKSVLDFVHLFCSQWMPEVYIEDLAKMEPIMNVSGIKETRRKLVCNVCKVKCGTCVRCSHGTCRTAFHPICAREARHRMEVWGKYGTDNVELRAFCSKHTELPNDRDTHQLGEAFVPASHDCSVASHNPSTLQMDKQRKLNIGQNGDKLAVHTETSDTNSGKPGDGELWEIGLFDSRSNAEPLSESGDVDKLIDIGIFERGGYEGASTDSRNLLLILKKLIDQGKVNAEELAMEIGMSPDLINSTLAEVNLVPDFQSKLVKWFQNHVYVASQRKYLKVKLKSMILPKAEIVTADHSDGITISETDITDAVAVKSVPPRRRTKSNFRVLRDNGVICSQEEIFSDNSMLMEDMKVVSQLRGEEPEKSSEASFPDVSEKIADAFQDSSVVHLPKSEGGSLSEKIKPVHAAIPEKSNSINTDGGVPLYSDVNLVIPNFIKPEEYSNFYVHSCVHEKLSQIQIGMLLQKGISELEGSKDREISHLEASCNPSVFCNHQNKHSKCNDLICNSSEVNLEQLAKAKKLGILKLSPVDEVEGEIIYFQKRLLGNAVARKHFTDNLISKVARHLPQEMDAARGKSWDEVLVSQYLCDVREAKKRGRKERRHKEAQAVLAAATAAAAASSRSSSFRKDAFDESACQEKYNTASVRAGISSLLTRRPKEMLSRVAIPRISLEKYSDFVQSVSGFSKDHPRSCDICRRFETILNHILVCSGCKVEVHLDCYRCGKESNGPWHCELCEELLSSRCSGAPVNFWDRANSAECGLCGGITGAFRKSTDGRWVHAFCAEWVFEPTFRRGQVNPVEGMETIAKEINICCVCRHRHGVCIKCNAGHCQTTFHPTCARSAGFYMNVKTLNGKMQHMAYCEKHSLEQKAKTGTQKHGEEEIKSMRQVRGQLERLRLLCERIVRREKIKRELVLCSHSILACKRDQVARSVLVSSPFFPTDVSSESATTSLKGNTDGYKSFGDAVQRSDDVTVDSTISVKHRIKVTLTMDTDQKTDDSSTSQSHFTPKPSERMPFAGKQIPQRPSSASYSILEEGEWSSKSKMKHR; translated from the exons ATGACCGGAGGCCGATGCCACCGGCGAAAGAAGATGATGGGTAGGGGTCCTGACGGAGGTTGCGGCACTGGCGAGAGGTCTTGCCGTCCAATTTCTAGGGTTCCGGCATCCAATTCCCTCATGAAGGAGTCTGAAATACCTCAACCAAAAGTAAAGAAATCGAATCCACTCGAGGTTGATTTCTTCTCCCAAGCTCACAAGGTCTTAAGCGTGCGCTCGCCATTTGATGCTGCAGAGAATGCGTCTGGTTCTGGTGTTTCGAGTTTTCCAAGTGCGTCTACTTTGCCAAGCAGGTTGGCTAGTTTGTTGAGGCAATCAAATGGGAGCAGAAAGAGACATAAAAGGTCTCATTCTGGAGCGGATAAGAAGTCTTCTTCGAGGCCAAGTGACGGGTCTAAAAGAGGGAATATTTGGGTTGAGACTGAAGATTACTTTAGGGAATTGACATTGCCTGAtattgatgatttgtttgagttatcttctttatttaattctttaggTTATAGTAAGTGTTTTTACATTCCATATATTGGAAATGAGAAAACTGAGAGAATCGAGACCATTGTGACAAATGTGAAAACTGGGGAAAATGTGAATGGGAAGTTTGAAGAAAGCGAGACTAATGAACAAACCGACACAAGGGCCAATGTGGAGAATGCAAATGGTAACTTTGAAATGGATTGTATGGGTGGAAATGGAAATGGACTCGTCTTGAAAGACGAAGTCAATCAAGAGGATGAGCAGTTAATGGAAATCGACGTTGTGACTCAAAGTGATGGAGCTGTGTGTTTGCCCCAGGAGAAAGCAAAGACGTGCTCTGTTTCTGATTTGTCTAGCAGTGTAGAGTGGCTTTTAGGTTGTAGAAATAGGGATATATTGACCTCTGAAAAGCCTTCCAAGAAGCGGAAACTTTTAGGCAGTGATGCAGGGTTGGAGAAGGTTTTGGTTGGTTGTCCTTGTGAAGGAAACTTGCCATTATGTGATTTTTGCTGCAAGAGCGAGATGGGTAATGATTCAAACCGGTTGATTATTTGCTCTTCTTGCAAGGTTGCTGTTCATCCTAAGTGTTACGGTGTGCAAGGAGATGTAAGCGAGTCGTGGTTGTGTTCCTGGTGCAAGCAGAAGAGTGATGGCAATGATTTAGCGAAGCAGTCTTGTGTACTTTGTCCGAAGCAGGGTGGTGCTTTGAAACCTGTTGATGTAGACAATGGTAAGTCTGTTCTGGATTTTGTGCACTTGTTTTGTTCCCAGTGGATGCCTGAGGTCTATATAGAGGATTTAGCAAAGATGGAGCCAATTATGAATGTGAGTGGAATTAAGGAAACCCGAAGAAAATTAGTGTGTAATGTATGCAAGGTGAAGTGTGGTACCTGTGTTCGGTGCAGTCATG GAACTTGTAGAACTGCTTTCCATCCTATATGTGCAAGGGAAGCAAGACATAGGATGGAGGTCTGGGGGAAATATGGTACTGATAAT GTTGAATTACGAGCCTTTTGCTCAAAGCACACTGAACTCCCTAATGATAGGGATACCCATCAATTAGGAGAGGCTTTTGTGCCTGCCAGCCATGACTGCTCTGTTGCCAGCCATAATCCATCAACGTTGCAAATGGACAAACAGCGTAAGTTAAATATTGGCCAAAATGGAGACAAACTTGCAGTCCACACAGAAACTTCTGATACTAATTCTGGTAAACCTGGTGATGGTGAGTTATGGGAAATAGGATTGTTTGATTCCAGATCAAATGCTGAACCTTTGTCAGAATCTGGGGACGTGGACAAACTCATTGATATAGGGATATTTGAGAGAGGTGGCTATGAGGGTGCTAGCACTGACTCCCGAAATCTTTTGCTGATTTTGAAGAAG TTAATTGACCAAGGAAAAGTCAATGCTGAAGAGTTGGCAATGGAAATTGGCATGTCACCTGATTTGATAAATTCAACATTGGCT GAAGTTAATTTGGTCCCTGATTTTCAGTCCAAATTAGTCAAGTGGTTTCAGAATCATGTTTATGTGGCCAGTCAACGTAAATATTTGAAAGTTAAACTAAAATCCATGATTTTACCAAAGGCTGAGATTGTAACAGCAGACCATTCTGATGGTATAACTATATCTGAGACTGATATTACAGATGCTGTTGCTGTTAAATCAGTTCCCCCTCGGAGAAGAACCAAAAGTAACTTTAGAGTTTTGAGGGATAACGGAGTAATTTGCTCACAAGAGGAAATTTTTAGTGACAACAGTATGCTAATGGAAGATATGAAAGTTGTCAGTCAGCTGAGAGGTGAAGAACCTGAAAAATCTAGTGAAGCATCCTTCCCTGATGTATCTGAAAAG ATCGCTGATGCGTTTCAAGACTCTTCAGTGGTGCATTTGCCTAAAAGTGAAG GTGGAAGCCTTTCTGAAAAAATCAAGCCAGTTCATGCAGCTATTCCAGAGAAGAGCAATTCAATTAACACAGATGGGGGAGTTCCTCTTTATTCAGATGTTAATTTAGTCATCCCTAATTTCat AAAACCAGAAGAATATTCTAATTTTTATGTCCATTCATGTGTCCATGAGAAGCTGTCACAGATACAAATTGGAATGCTTTTACAGAAAGGAATTTCTGAACTTGAAG GTTCAAAAGACAGAGAAATCTCTCATTTGGAGGCCTCTTGCAATCCCAGTGTCTTCTGTAATCATCAGAATAAACACTCAAAATGCAATGACTTGATCTGTAATTCAAGTGAAGTAAATTTAGAGCAGTTGGCTAAGGCTAAGAAACTGGGAATTCTCAAACTGTCTCCAGTGGATGAAGTGGAAggagaaattatttattttcagaagAGGCTACTTGGCAATGCAGTTGCAAGGAAGCACTTCACTG ATAATTTAATATCTAAGGTTGCCAGGCATCTACCCCAGGAGATGGATGCAGCTAGGGGGAAAAGTTGGGATGAAGTGCTTGTTAGCCAATATCTTTGTGATGTTAGAGAAGCAAAGAAGCGGGGCAGGAAAGAAAGAAGGCACAAGGAAGCCCAGGCTGTTCTAGCTGCTGCaactgcagcagcagcagcttcttCTCGGTCTTCATCATTTAGGAAAGATGCCTTTGATGAATCTGCTTGTCAGGAG AAATATAACACTGCTAGTGTGAGGGCTGGCATTTCTTCTCTGTTGACGCGACGTCCAAAAGAAATGCTTTCAAGGGTGGCTATTCCAAGGATTTCATTAGAGAAGTACTCTGATTTTGTTCAGTCAGTTTCAGGTTTTTCTAAAGATCATCCTAGATCATGTGACATATGCAGACGATTTGAGACAATACTGAACCACATCCTAGTCTGCTCTGGCTGCAAG GTTGAGGTTCACTTGGATTGCTATCGTTGTGGGAAGGAATCTAATGGTCCATGGCATTGTGAATTATGTGAAGAATTATTGTCATCTAGATGCTCTGGAGCTCCTGTCAATTTCTGGGACAGGGCAAATAGTGCGGAATGTGGTTTATGTGGTGGTATTACTGGTGCTTTCAGGAAATCTACTGATGGTAGATGGGTTCATGCCTTTTGTGCAGAG tGGGTCTTTGAACCAACATTCAGAAGGGGACAAGTAAATCCTGTTGAAGGAATG GAAACGATTGCAAAGGAGATTAACATTTGTTGTGTCTGCCGTCATAGACATGGTGTCTGCATAAAA TGTAACGCTGGTCACTGTCAGACCACATTTCATCCAACTTGCGCTAGAAGTGCGGGTTTTTACATGAATGTTAAGACTCTTAATGGCAAGATGCAGCACATGGCATATTGTGAAAAGCATAGCTTGGAGCAGAAGGCAAAG ACTGGAACTCAAAAACATGGAGAAGAGGAGATAAAGAGCATGAGGCAAGTCAGG gGTCAACTGGAGAGATTGCGTCTTCTTTGTGAAAGAATTGTTAGACgtgaaaaaataaag CGGGAGTTGGTTTTATGCTCACACAGCATACTTGCTTGCAAACGAGACCAAGTTGCTCGATCGGTGCTTGTTAGCAGTCCCTTTTTCCCTACAGATGTTAGTTCAGAATCAGCTACAACATCCCTCAAAGGGAATACAGATGGGTACAAGTCATTTGGTGATGCTGTCCAAAGGTCAGATGATGTCACAGTAGACAGCACCATTTCTGTCAAGCACAGAATTAAGGTGACTTTGACCATGGACACTGACCAAAAGACAGATGACAGCTCCACATCTCAAAGTCATTTTACTCCAAAACCTTCAGAGAGGATGCCTTTTGCTGGGAAGCAAATACCTCAAAGACCTTCTTCTGCATCTTATAGTATTTTGGAAGAGGGAGAATGGAGCTCAAAATCAAAG ATGAAGCATCGATGA